From a single Chitinophaga sp. Cy-1792 genomic region:
- a CDS encoding YifB family Mg chelatase-like AAA ATPase — protein sequence MIVKTFGSALQGVHAITITIEVNVSSQGNKFFIVGLPDNAVKESEQRITSALQHLGQKMPRTRTVVNLAPADIRKAGTAYDLPIAIGILAACERIPSDVLSGFLLMGELSLDGTLLPVRGALSMAMQAKAEGFSSIILPMTNAEEAALVAGIEVYGATHLEEVIRHLSGEALLTSASTAAGERFLSAQLHYDFDFNEVKGQQHIKRALEIAAAGGHNAILIGPPGAGKTMLARRFPSILPPMLPEEALETTKIYSVAGKLAHAAALIAQRPFRAPHHGISNAALVGGGSNIQPGEISLAHNGVLFLDELPEFKRDVLEVMRQPMEERFVTIARTRQTVEFPADFMLLASMNPCPCGYFNHPEKKCSCAPGMVYKYLNKISGPLMDRIDLHVEVTPVTYSALSAPGEAESSSVIRGRVIAARMLQRQRFEGFAGISCNAQMNARMMREHCNTDSHSRELLKNAMKKLQLSARAYDRILKVSRTIADLDHSTLITAAHLAEAIQYRSLDRQSWGGS from the coding sequence ATGATTGTTAAAACCTTCGGCAGCGCCCTGCAGGGCGTTCATGCCATTACCATCACCATAGAGGTGAATGTATCTTCTCAGGGCAATAAATTCTTTATTGTCGGATTACCAGATAACGCCGTTAAAGAAAGTGAGCAAAGGATTACTTCTGCGTTGCAGCATTTAGGGCAGAAAATGCCCAGGACCAGAACGGTCGTAAACCTTGCTCCTGCTGACATTCGTAAGGCTGGCACTGCCTATGACCTGCCTATCGCCATTGGTATACTGGCAGCCTGCGAACGTATTCCTTCCGACGTATTATCCGGATTTTTACTCATGGGTGAATTATCTCTGGATGGCACGCTGCTGCCGGTTCGTGGCGCTTTGTCCATGGCTATGCAGGCGAAAGCAGAAGGCTTCAGCAGCATCATTCTACCAATGACAAATGCCGAAGAAGCCGCACTGGTAGCAGGCATCGAAGTATATGGCGCCACACACCTGGAAGAAGTTATCAGGCATTTATCCGGCGAAGCATTATTAACATCCGCCAGCACAGCGGCGGGAGAGCGTTTTTTATCTGCACAGCTGCATTATGATTTTGACTTCAATGAAGTGAAAGGGCAGCAACATATCAAGCGGGCACTGGAAATAGCCGCTGCCGGCGGACATAACGCTATTCTGATAGGTCCGCCAGGTGCAGGAAAGACGATGCTGGCCCGGCGCTTCCCTTCGATACTTCCGCCGATGCTGCCGGAAGAAGCCCTTGAAACCACGAAGATCTATTCTGTTGCCGGCAAGCTGGCACATGCAGCGGCATTGATCGCACAACGACCATTCCGCGCGCCGCATCATGGCATTAGCAATGCCGCGCTGGTAGGCGGCGGCAGCAATATTCAGCCCGGAGAAATTTCCCTGGCGCATAACGGTGTATTATTCCTGGATGAATTACCAGAGTTTAAACGGGATGTGCTGGAAGTGATGCGGCAACCCATGGAAGAAAGGTTTGTTACCATTGCAAGGACCAGGCAAACGGTGGAGTTTCCGGCTGATTTTATGTTGCTGGCGTCCATGAACCCTTGTCCATGCGGGTATTTTAATCATCCGGAGAAAAAATGCAGTTGTGCACCTGGTATGGTGTATAAGTACCTGAATAAGATATCAGGGCCGCTGATGGACAGGATTGATCTTCATGTAGAAGTAACGCCTGTTACTTATTCGGCGTTGTCGGCACCGGGGGAGGCAGAAAGCAGCAGTGTTATCAGAGGTAGGGTTATTGCTGCCAGGATGTTGCAGCGGCAACGCTTTGAGGGGTTTGCCGGCATCAGCTGTAATGCGCAGATGAATGCACGTATGATGCGGGAACATTGCAATACGGATAGTCATAGCAGGGAGCTGCTAAAAAACGCAATGAAAAAGCTACAGCTATCTGCCCGTGCCTACGACAGGATACTGAAGGTGAGTCGCACGATAGCGGACCTGGACCACAGCACACTGATTACAGCCGCCCATCTGGCGGAGGCCATACAGTACAGGAGTCTGGACAGACAAAGCTGGGGTGGATCTTAA
- a CDS encoding dihydroorotase, with amino-acid sequence MQNYIIRNIAVVNEGRTTVQDVWIKDSRIEKIAPNITVSGNYKEIDGTGKHLLPGVIDDQVHFREPGLTEKATIYTEARAAVAGGTTSFMEMPNTKPAALTQELLEDKYAIGKAHSLANYSFFMGAANDNVEEILKTNDKKETVCGVKIFMGSSTGNMLVDNYLTLETVFSNSELLIATHCEDEKIIRANMELFKKEKGDNLTAADHPLIRNVEACFESSLVAIQFAQKHNARLHILHISTARELQLFGNMLPLAEKRITAEVCVHHLHFTSDDYAQYGNLIKCNPAIKSPENRAGLWEALLDDRLDIIATDHAPHTWAEKQQPYMQAPSGVPLVQHSLLLMLQYVQEGKISIEKVVEKMSHAPAVCFQIRERGYLREGYYADCVIVDMKGASKVEKENIYYKCGWSPFEGHTFPAAITHTFVSGHLAYENGKFDESVKGQRMLFNR; translated from the coding sequence ATGCAAAACTACATCATCAGGAATATCGCCGTGGTAAATGAAGGACGCACCACGGTACAGGATGTTTGGATCAAAGATAGCCGCATTGAAAAAATAGCGCCCAATATCACTGTCAGCGGAAATTACAAGGAGATAGACGGTACCGGAAAACACTTGCTGCCAGGCGTTATAGACGACCAGGTACATTTCCGTGAGCCAGGCCTGACAGAGAAAGCTACTATTTACACCGAAGCCCGCGCAGCTGTTGCCGGCGGTACCACCAGCTTCATGGAAATGCCGAATACCAAGCCAGCAGCCCTGACCCAGGAATTGCTGGAAGATAAATACGCTATCGGCAAAGCGCATTCCCTGGCCAACTACTCCTTCTTCATGGGGGCGGCCAATGATAATGTAGAAGAAATTCTCAAAACAAATGATAAAAAAGAAACGGTATGCGGTGTGAAGATCTTTATGGGATCATCTACCGGAAATATGCTGGTAGACAACTACCTGACACTGGAAACCGTTTTCTCCAATAGTGAACTGCTCATCGCTACACATTGCGAAGATGAAAAAATCATCCGCGCCAATATGGAGCTGTTCAAAAAAGAAAAAGGAGACAACCTCACCGCTGCAGACCATCCGCTGATACGCAATGTAGAGGCCTGCTTCGAGTCATCACTGGTAGCTATACAGTTTGCACAAAAGCACAATGCACGCCTGCATATTCTGCATATCTCCACGGCCAGAGAGTTACAACTCTTCGGCAACATGCTGCCGCTGGCTGAAAAGCGCATCACTGCTGAGGTTTGCGTACATCACCTGCACTTCACCTCTGATGATTACGCACAATACGGCAACCTGATCAAATGTAATCCTGCGATCAAATCTCCTGAAAACAGGGCAGGCCTCTGGGAAGCCTTGCTGGATGACCGTCTGGACATCATCGCTACCGACCACGCACCTCATACCTGGGCAGAGAAACAACAGCCATATATGCAGGCTCCAAGCGGTGTGCCGCTGGTACAACATAGTCTGCTCCTGATGTTGCAATACGTACAGGAAGGAAAAATCTCTATCGAGAAAGTAGTAGAAAAGATGAGCCACGCTCCTGCCGTATGTTTCCAGATCAGAGAAAGAGGTTACCTGCGTGAAGGCTACTATGCCGACTGCGTAATCGTAGATATGAAAGGCGCTTCCAAAGTGGAAAAAGAGAATATTTACTATAAATGTGGCTGGAGTCCGTTTGAAGGACATACCTTCCCGGCAGCGATCACACATACCTTTGTAAGCGGGCATCTGGCGTATGAAAACGGCAAATTTGATGAATCTGTGAAAGGTCAGCGTATGCTGTTTAACCGTTAA
- a CDS encoding DNA mismatch repair protein MutS gives MQLDKTSYYDLSIFNRDEEYSLFSRLDFTITAGGRDYLRQLYNKPLQDIKSIKQRQDALKYILQLENQWPSVITNGTVVVVENYMEAQIEPISNTEGLGLLIQAALHKTVYLPDYKHIKFAFTEMLNLLRGFKAFVQVFNGEDAPQVLKVPLDRAARLLNQPDFNAILQADADDKMHAANILRFDNYVRKRNRKVVQELIALYYQLDAYYAMAKAIKHHKLNFPEFLDTTTPVINAKQLYHIILDKPVAYDMGLHQDSNFMFLTGANMAGKTTFIRAVGIATFLAHLGMGVPAEKMELSFFHGIFSNIQVQDNIFKGESYFFNEVQRIKNTILQINNGKTWLVLIDEMFKGTNVEDARNCSIAVIKGLLKSSNCLFILSTHLYEVAEELKHEQKIQFKYFESTIIEEDLHFTYQLKDGIAKEKIGYLILRREKVLDLLEQIK, from the coding sequence ATGCAACTGGACAAAACATCCTATTACGACCTATCCATCTTCAACCGTGATGAAGAATATTCACTGTTCAGCAGACTAGATTTCACCATTACAGCCGGAGGACGTGATTATCTGCGTCAGCTGTATAATAAGCCATTGCAGGACATTAAATCCATCAAACAGCGTCAGGATGCGCTGAAATATATACTACAACTGGAAAATCAGTGGCCTTCCGTTATCACCAACGGTACAGTAGTAGTGGTGGAAAACTATATGGAAGCACAGATTGAGCCCATCAGCAATACAGAAGGATTGGGCCTGTTAATCCAGGCAGCTTTACACAAGACCGTTTATCTACCTGATTATAAACATATCAAGTTCGCGTTTACTGAAATGTTGAACCTGCTGAGAGGTTTCAAGGCTTTTGTACAGGTATTTAACGGAGAAGATGCACCACAGGTATTAAAAGTACCGCTGGATAGAGCTGCCAGGTTGCTGAACCAGCCCGACTTCAATGCCATCCTTCAGGCAGATGCCGACGATAAAATGCATGCAGCCAACATATTGCGATTTGATAATTATGTCCGCAAACGTAACCGTAAGGTAGTACAGGAGCTGATTGCGCTGTATTATCAGCTGGATGCTTACTATGCGATGGCTAAAGCGATCAAACACCACAAACTGAACTTCCCGGAATTCCTGGATACTACAACACCTGTAATCAACGCGAAACAACTCTATCATATCATACTTGATAAGCCGGTAGCCTATGATATGGGCCTGCATCAGGACAGTAACTTCATGTTCCTGACGGGTGCCAATATGGCCGGTAAAACCACGTTTATCCGTGCCGTAGGTATCGCTACTTTCCTGGCACATTTAGGTATGGGCGTACCCGCAGAGAAAATGGAACTGAGCTTCTTCCATGGCATCTTCAGCAACATCCAGGTGCAGGATAATATTTTCAAAGGCGAGAGTTATTTCTTCAACGAAGTACAACGTATCAAAAATACCATCTTACAAATCAATAATGGCAAAACATGGCTGGTACTGATAGACGAGATGTTTAAGGGTACGAATGTGGAAGATGCCCGCAATTGTTCTATTGCTGTAATCAAAGGGCTGCTGAAAAGCAGTAACTGCCTGTTTATCCTTTCCACGCATCTGTATGAGGTAGCGGAAGAGCTGAAACATGAGCAGAAGATTCAGTTTAAATATTTTGAATCTACCATTATTGAGGAAGACCTGCATTTTACGTATCAGCTGAAAGATGGTATAGCTAAGGAAAAGATTGGATACCTGATTTTGAGAAGAGAAAAAGTTCTGGATTTACTGGAACAGATAAAGTAA
- a CDS encoding translation factor GTPase family protein: protein MKTYDEKHVKNIVLLGAAKSGKTTLSETMLFEAGIVSKRGTVEENNTISDYHEIEHERGNSVYATTLHTEWRDYKINIIDTPGLEDFIGEVIASIRVCDTAVLLLNAQYGVEVGTEMIWDYIDRYRKPTILAINQLDTEQANFTKTVEEARQVFGNAATIMQYPVNQGPGFNAIIDLLKMTMYRFPQNGGKPEKLPIPDNEKEQADRLHNELVEKAAENDDTLMEQFFEKGSLDEDELREGLKIGMLKHQVFPIFCLSAKNDMGSGRLMGFIDNVAPSAIDMPAEITEEGKEIPCDPAGPACLFVFKTILEPHVGKLTFFKVMSGEVKTGMELINEKGNTTERISQLLIVDGKNRNNVDKLRAGDIGCTIKLKNTLTNHTLCEKNFPGQIEPIQFPAPKVRVAVETLNKADDEKLSEVLAEIHMEDPTLEVEFNRELKQVILHGQGDLHLLVTKWRLENIYKMPVEFLPAKIPYRETIQKAALSSYRHKKQSGGAGQFGEVYIKIEPWYEGMPPLKEYPVRETEEIALNWGGKLVFNNCIVGGAIDARFLPSILKGVMEKMVEGPLTGSYVRDIRVSVYDGKMHPVDSNDMSFKIAGKMAFREAFHQAAPQLLEPVFDLEATAPDVMMGDIMSELQSHRSIITGMDTLNGYQVIKARTPQAELDKLFSALRNVTQGKAKLKTTFAEYAPVPAEIQKKLSEDYRKTEVEV from the coding sequence ATGAAAACGTATGATGAAAAACATGTTAAAAACATCGTACTGTTGGGCGCTGCCAAGAGTGGAAAAACTACCCTCTCTGAAACAATGCTGTTCGAAGCCGGCATTGTCAGCAAACGCGGTACCGTTGAAGAAAACAACACTATTTCTGACTATCACGAAATAGAACATGAACGCGGTAATTCCGTTTATGCAACCACCTTGCACACGGAATGGAGAGACTATAAAATCAATATCATTGATACCCCCGGCCTGGAAGATTTTATCGGCGAGGTTATAGCATCCATCCGCGTTTGCGATACTGCTGTATTACTGCTGAATGCACAATACGGGGTAGAGGTCGGTACAGAAATGATATGGGACTATATAGACAGATACCGGAAACCCACCATACTGGCCATCAATCAGCTGGATACTGAACAGGCCAACTTTACAAAAACGGTGGAAGAAGCCCGCCAGGTGTTCGGAAACGCTGCCACCATTATGCAATACCCCGTCAACCAGGGCCCCGGATTCAACGCCATCATCGATCTCCTCAAAATGACCATGTACCGTTTCCCCCAAAACGGTGGAAAACCCGAAAAACTCCCCATCCCCGACAACGAAAAAGAACAAGCTGATAGACTCCACAACGAACTGGTAGAAAAAGCCGCCGAAAACGACGATACCCTCATGGAACAGTTCTTCGAAAAAGGTAGCCTCGACGAAGATGAACTCCGTGAAGGCCTCAAAATCGGTATGCTCAAACACCAGGTATTCCCCATTTTCTGCCTCTCTGCAAAAAATGATATGGGCAGCGGCCGCCTCATGGGCTTCATCGACAACGTCGCCCCAAGCGCCATCGATATGCCTGCTGAAATTACAGAAGAGGGTAAGGAAATCCCCTGCGACCCCGCCGGACCTGCCTGCCTCTTCGTATTCAAAACTATCCTGGAACCTCATGTAGGTAAACTCACCTTCTTCAAAGTCATGTCAGGAGAAGTGAAAACAGGTATGGAACTGATAAACGAAAAAGGTAATACGACAGAACGCATCAGCCAGCTGCTGATCGTAGATGGCAAAAACAGGAACAACGTCGACAAACTCCGCGCTGGCGACATCGGCTGTACCATCAAACTGAAAAATACCCTCACTAATCATACGCTCTGCGAGAAAAATTTCCCTGGTCAGATAGAGCCCATCCAGTTCCCGGCTCCTAAAGTGCGGGTAGCCGTCGAAACCCTGAACAAAGCCGATGACGAGAAACTCAGCGAAGTGCTGGCAGAAATCCACATGGAAGATCCTACCCTCGAAGTAGAATTCAACAGGGAACTGAAACAGGTCATCCTCCACGGCCAGGGCGACCTGCACCTCCTCGTCACCAAATGGCGCCTGGAAAATATCTATAAAATGCCGGTGGAATTCCTGCCCGCAAAAATCCCTTACCGCGAAACCATCCAGAAAGCTGCACTCTCTTCCTACAGACACAAAAAACAATCCGGTGGTGCCGGCCAGTTCGGGGAAGTCTATATCAAGATAGAACCCTGGTACGAAGGTATGCCCCCACTAAAAGAATACCCTGTCAGGGAAACGGAAGAAATCGCGCTCAACTGGGGCGGCAAGCTGGTATTCAATAACTGCATCGTAGGAGGCGCCATAGACGCACGTTTCCTGCCTTCCATCCTGAAAGGCGTCATGGAAAAAATGGTCGAAGGCCCACTCACCGGCTCCTATGTACGTGATATCCGCGTCAGCGTTTATGATGGCAAAATGCATCCGGTAGACAGTAACGATATGTCCTTTAAAATCGCTGGTAAGATGGCTTTCAGAGAGGCTTTCCACCAGGCTGCTCCACAACTGCTGGAACCGGTCTTCGACCTGGAAGCTACTGCCCCTGACGTTATGATGGGCGACATCATGAGCGAATTACAGAGCCACCGTAGCATTATAACGGGCATGGATACACTAAATGGTTACCAGGTAATCAAAGCCCGCACACCACAGGCCGAACTGGATAAACTCTTCTCCGCATTGCGGAATGTTACCCAGGGAAAAGCCAAGCTGAAAACGACTTTTGCAGAGTATGCACCGGTGCCGGCAGAAATACAGAAAAAACTCAGCGAAGACTATCGTAAAACAGAAGTGGAAGTTTAA